The DNA window AACACGGATCACACACGTTACAGACcacaggaaaaacaaacaaacaccccGAGAGGAGGTTTACAGGAAGACAATAAAACAGtgtgtaaaagtaaaaagcaaaaaaaaaaaaaaaaaaaaaaaaaaaaaaagttttcctcCTCAACTAGTTTTAATTCGATGATTAAGTTGTCAGAGGAATCATCCGACCGCGTTTAACCAGTTTATCGGCGTCCATCGCTTATCTTTCTCGTCGTTATTACTCGAGCACTCAGGCGCTGGTCCTATTCAAACTCAACTCGAACTGAAAGTTTGGCACAACAACCCGGCTCGACCGAACTCGGGCCATGTTAGCGGCTCAAATTAATTAGCAAAGTTCAATCGAGCCTCTCAAAAGTTAGCTATTTTCTATcgttaattaaaattaaggaagaaaaaaagttacCTTTGGTGAAACCGAGAGCCCCAGTGAGCGGCTGGAGTGAAGCAACTCTTGTGTGGAAAGCTGAGGGTGGAAATGACTCTGTGTTTCCCAGATCGCTGAGGTGTGGTTGAAGTTTCCCCCATTAATATGAGGAAATACTTCAATCCAGAGGCCAGCAGCGCCACCAACCGGCTGCAGATATAGACCATATATTTCATGTACCCGCAATAAAAAGTCCCTTTCTTTAAACTACAGATTTGTTGTTTATCTGATTAAATTGATTTCCTTTAACTTTGTGTTTTAGTTCATTAAAATCTCCACAGTTGGGATAAAATTGCTGTGATCTTTCCGGTGCTTTCCAGAGCGCTCTTCTGCTCTAAATCGTGTATTAAACATAATGCGGTGTGTCGATGTTGCgattgttttttcttctgttttgccATTATAGTGTTTGTagtaatgaaaaatgcataaaatatatattgttttattaatagtatgttgtattcattaaaatatatatttaagcatttttccCCAGGATGTAAATATTACGATGcgaaagaaaaatatatcttgAATTTTGAGGGATCTCATCAGTCCAATCCTAATAAAGTAGTAAAATAACAAGTTGGAAGAAATGTGTTAGCATAAAACTCTTAATTTTCAAAGTAGATAATGGATGATCTAGCCAATACATTTTGAATGCACTTGATATACACGAGGGGGCGCCACAAACGCCTCAGCGTTTGAACACTACCAAAGAAGaaccaatcaaatatttctacTTCCGGTACCGTTCGTGCGCCATCTTTGACGACAAATAGCCCAtctatgttatttttgttttcaaaaagtatCGAAAAGTATGATAGAACACTAAATCGCATTAAATAACCGAATCATACGTCTGGATTTTTACCGTACCTTACTTGTTATAACACAGTAAAAGTCTTCGGGAAACATTTTTGACGAGGTGAGCACAAGAAGTTTTGCTTTATTCTGTTTACTAGCAACTGACTGCAAGAGTTTGATGTACtgttataaagagaaagatttTAATTACGTGTTTTATATGGCATTGGCGATGTAGTAACTATAGACGATTACATGACAATACGAGCTCTTGTTTTAAGACTTAAACAACTTCAGCGCAACTTGCTCAAACTtcttttattgatatatttgcaCTTTTAGTTATGTCTTGGATTATTAGCCTGCTTATAACAATAGTTTGAAAAATATACCATATACACATATTACGAAAATCTCGTTAACAATAACCAATAAGGTTAcgattttaattatgtttctcAACCcgttttttaaactgtaacacTATATCATTTAGAGCAAACCAGAATAAAAGATTATGAAAAATGACAGTCCAGCCACagagtaatattgtaaaaaaaaaaaaaaaaagaagcatggATAAAACTTTTCCCCTCAGAACTTGtcttattataaaatgacaacTGTTTCCCGTTCTGTTATTGATAATGAATTATATCGAAGATTAATGTACAGATCCGTCACTTGAAACTTAAAAACACTTGTTCCTTCTGGGATAATGTCTTATGACTAATATAACCACAGTGTCATACATTATATAGTTTGTATGCATGGAAACCATCTTTTGGGCATTTTCTTTGAAACACTGCACCTGGTTAAACATCCCATGTATGTAAACAGGTGGTTGTCAAGAAATAAACCAGTTCATTTCAATATCAACTTCATTCTGCTGCTTTAAACCTCATTTGGATGATTAGATGTCGCTTGTGGATTTGGGAAAACGCTTGTTGGAGGCGGCACGCAAAGGACAAGATGATGAAGTGCGGTCACTTATGGCCAATGGAGCTCCTTTTACTACAGACTGGGTGAGTTGTTTGCTGCTTATTGTCGCCGATTAATAATCTGCATCTTACTATAACATGATGATCGTAACATGTTTTAGCTGGGAACATCACCACTTCATTTAGCGGCGCAATACGGGCACTACTCCACTGCTGAGGTGCTTCTCCGTGCCGGAGTAAGTAGAGATGCCCGGACCAAAGTCGATCGAACCCCCCTTCACATGGCTGCGGCAGAGGGCCACTCAAGCATTGTTGAATTGCTGGTTAAGGTAATAACCGATAAAAGcagaaaagtattattattattattattatttacggTCTTTTCATTCTGACTTTTTATTGAGATATAACATCTGTTGaattatataatgcaatttaataatgtataatgtaatttCATCTGTTAAATTATATGATGACGTTATGTACAGAGCGGAGCAGATATCAATGCCAAAGACATGCTGAAAATGACCGCCCTTCACTGGGCTACAGAGCATGGGCACAGGGGAGTCGTGGAGCTGTTGATTAAATACGGGCGCTGATACTCACGCCCTCAGCAAGTTTGACAAGACGCCTTTTAACATTGCAGTGGACCGAGGAAACACTGAGCTGATGCTATTGTTACAGGTGAAaatgaaacagcattttaacGTGACGATTTTCAGATATCAAGACGATGTAAATTTCACCAACTGTTGTGTATAGTGATACGGTGAATCAAGACTGCGGTCTTCTGACTTGATGGTCTGTTATTCTAGGAGGGGATGCAGAACCAAGTGAACATGAATCCAGAGAGGACCATTCTGAGCAGCACGTCGCCTGCCACAGCAAGCCCTCAGTTCATCATCTCGTCCTCTGGAGTGGTCAATCTCTCTGATATTGTTCTCACTAATGCTAAGGCTAACACAGGTATGAgtttcattacattaaattacattttgtatccAGGCTTGTCAATAAGTAAATTGATTATTAGGCAAGTTGATATTCTGGTCTTTTTTTCCaagtatgtttgtatttaatttattagtgaTATTTAATTGactttgtatttaatcatttagtaGTGATATTTAATTGACCATGAAGGCTTGTAGTCAAAAAGTCCTTATATCCAGGTGTGATGAATTATTAGGCAggttttcttttacagttaaaatgagcccaaaaaagagatttaattcagactaaaagtaaaaaaaatgatcgAATGCTAAGTGGGTCAGCAGAGTCATGTTAACTGCtaaagaattaagaattaaagtGAAGAATTAGGTGAGAAACTGATTTTTCATGGCCTTTATAAAAAGATACATTTGGTAAATTTGGCACTTGATTTATTCATCTTCATTCATTGTGATTATGAGCATGAATTGTGTGCCTGTTGATTGTTTTTCAGTGTCTTTTTAGCAGGTTTGTATGATTTGttcatgtttgtttaatgttgtttttgacattgtatttaattaaccAGAACAGGCTATTATATTTGTGTATCTCTctcttttgcaaataaactgctGCTATATCCCACCAGGAGCTGGAGAGAGTGTGATTGCTGCTGATTCGGTAGATTCTGCCATCCAGCATCTTGTAGGGGAAGATGGCCAGAGAGTCATCACCATAGTAACCGACCAACAGGGAAACCTGCAGACTGGCAACTTGGGACAGAAATTCTTTGTCACAATGCAGGGGCAGCAAAGTGAGTAGATTGCTAGTTTATAGTTCAGACTTTGATGCAGTATTTGTATTCTAACATGCCTGTATGTATTCAGTGGTTGCAGTTCCAGCTGGTCAGATTGCAGAAGAAGTCATAACCGAGGACACCAAACCAGTTCCATCGCGGAAACGGAAATTTGAATCATCTGTCAACCACACGGATGTCAAACACAAGGTCTGACGAGAAGAGACTCGTATTTAAAGCTTTCTATTTGGAATGTACAATCAATTTGAAAGTAAACTGATTGGGGTTTTTTATAGGAGCCCACCGAGAAGGACAGTCGGGAACTACTGGAACAGCAACTAAAAGAAGCAAACAGAAAAGCCCAGGAGTACAGACAGCAGTTACTACGAAAGGAACAGGAAGCTGAGCAGTACAGGCTGAAACTAGAGGCCATTGCCAATGGGCAGACCAATGGCACCAGCACAGAGCCCCAAGAGGAAGTGGTGCtccaggaagaggaagaggaggaggtggtTGGCGAAGAGGAAGTTGTCATGTTGCCAGAAGGGGCCATCATCATTAAAGAGGAGCCCCTTGACTCAACGACAGGAGAAACAGTAACATTAATAGAAGCCGCAGATATCACAGCCACCTCCGAGGGCACGCCGTAGCAGTAAACCCAAAGACTTAATCACTCAGGAATTACAAATGCTGTGTGCCTGGAGTGggacattgtatttatttattgtaaatcataaccttttgtttttacccttttttttaCTCATAGCATTCAGTTTCTGTACAAACCTCTACAACAATGTAGCATTATATTTAGGTGGCCACAGCGAACCACTGCTCAGATTGACAGAATTGGAAGAccaggtgtgttttttttaaacatacagaaGTGCAagttaaggattttttttttaatttttttaatcaaaccatGTAATGCACCTTGAATGCATACTATAGCGTTAGTATGCACCTAGTGTACTTAAAGGAACATGCTTGGTTCAGTGTACATCATTTTGACTTTAGtccctttagtttttttttttttttttttttgcgcaagTTGTGGTTATAGTAAtgcacttttgattttaaaaaacaaaacaaaaactgggaCTGTGTTCTGATGAAGCTGATATTTTTGTTGAATCACCTGCATTCATGAATCGGTAAGAAATGAAGGGTCAGTGAACTGAAAATATTGTGCAAACATTTCTGGGTTCACTAGTTTTCATGTTTCAGTATTGTGCCATATAACCacaatttttgtttctttaaaaaaataacaacaactgAAGGTCAAGTCAAAATTTTAACTGCATATGCTGTCAATAGAGCTTAACTTCTTAAAACGTCTTAAAATAGTGACATAAAATTTAGAATGAAGGTTAACAGTATATCATATAAAGAACAATACTAGAGATTATTCAGCTTTGTGTAACATTGACCTGCTCCTGCAGGGTTGAGGCATGTCTTGATGCAATCGGCATCTGGGGCTGTGATAATCAAAGTAGCTCTGTATTTACTTAGTAAACAGACTTTTCCATGTATCATAATACTTTTAGATGATTTACTCCGTTCAGAGTACAAGGATGAACAATGgttgtttcactttttttatcttacctttttttcttcttcttcttcttttagacaCTAAATCACGATTTGCATTTCAATGTTTTGTGCTCTAAAAGTATGCAACATGTCTTCGCTTGCATCCCGTGGTCTGGTCCATCTGCCTGTTTTGACTTTTCCTGTAAAATTTCCCAGCTGCTTTGTTTATAGACGTTAGCAGCTTTTACAGAAAGTCATTCAGTGAAGTTACATCATCAGTTGTGTTCAATCTTTGTATatcaagttttaaaatgtgaatgatATTTTATGGAATTAGACCTCAGGTGTTCTAAGGCTTTGcattggggggaaaaaaaggttttgcattATCTATGATGTTTTCCAGGTACACAGCTGATGATTAACATTCCATGAACTGAAGGGCTTGCACTAACAGCGCTgtgcaaaatgtatttgaaatctATTTTCTTCCATTTAAACCCATGAATATTAGAATTTTTGGAGGACATTGTACTATTTATTTCATGATTGATTTGTGtgatcaaaacaatattttcccCTTATGTTTTTCTcgcttttttatgtatttagtatTTCTTTTGTATAGGATGTCATCAGCAGTGCTTTATAGGTAAAACCATGATAAACTGTTGAAAGTAGTTTTAGGCCTAAAGCAAGTTATGTTTACACTTTTGCTGTAAAGTTTAACAGGCAGAATTACTTGTTGTATTTCAATGTGTTTAAAGTAAATGCTTAGAGTTCTAACTAAAAGCAGACCCAAGCACACTATACATAACACAGGTCAACAGTATGTCCCTGAGTTTTcttgttgtatattttttacatatatatttttgtaatgaaacaCTATCTGGGCTTGTCTTTAGTGCACTTGCAGCTACGTTTTTATCTCtggtcaaaataaatatttttaaggtttgGTATATCTATCAGTCTTTTTAAGGATGCATACTTTAAAACGTACattcactgaatgaaaaaaaaaatagcctcaCGAGTTCCTCTGCTAAAATGCGTTTTCAGAAAGATTGTCTTTATACGGCTTCCGTACCCACGTTGACTAGCGTAACAGGCAAGCGTAAAATATTTCTTGTGTAtttgtgcacattttaaaagataatgaTCTAATTTCAGATGTTGCGGTTACATTATTGTTACTTTCTTCTTATTTTCGATACTTTGAATAAGGAGGCAGCGCTAATATTAATTTAGCATGCTAACTGCGCTATATACACACAGGAACGTATGCACTTTAAATTCTTGAGAAATACTGAAGATCTGGGGAAATAGAGAAGTGACAGCAGCACAGACTGCTCAGCTGTAAAGTTTATCTCAAACATGTTTCCAGAATTGAACAGTATTCTCAATTCCACTCCAGACAGTTTTCTATCGGTAATTACACCCATTTACAAGCTtgatgtatttaatgtaaattactGGATGTCATAGAGTCTAAGCATTGTTTTCTGTACTTGTAGAGTGACTTTATCCTAGTGTCAGACAGACGAGCTGATGCATCATTCCTTATTCATCACTATCTGTCTTTCTATTTACGTGGTAAGTGACACATTGTTTATCGTGagtctgtactgtatatatatatatatatatatatcacttgtAGTTGC is part of the Puntigrus tetrazona isolate hp1 chromosome 16, ASM1883169v1, whole genome shotgun sequence genome and encodes:
- the gabpb2b gene encoding LOW QUALITY PROTEIN: GA-binding protein subunit beta-2b (The sequence of the model RefSeq protein was modified relative to this genomic sequence to represent the inferred CDS: deleted 1 base in 1 codon) — encoded protein: MSLVDLGKRLLEAARKGQDDEVRSLMANGAPFTTDWLGTSPLHLAAQYGHYSTAEVLLRAGVSRDARTKVDRTPLHMAAAEGHSSIVELLVKSGADINAKDMLKMTALHWATEHGHRGVVELLIKYGADTHALSKFDKTPFNIAVDRGNTELMLLLQEGMQNQVNMNPERTILSSTSPATASPQFIISSSGVVNLSDIVLTNAKANTGAGESVIAADSVDSAIQHLVGEDGQRVITIVTDQQGNLQTGNLGQKFFVTMQGQQMVAVPAGQIAEEVITEDTKPVPSRKRKFESSVNHTDVKHKEPTEKDSRELLEQQLKEANRKAQEYRQQLLRKEQEAEQYRLKLEAIANGQTNGTSTEPQEEVVLQEEEEEEVVGEEEVVMLPEGAIIIKEEPLDSTTGETVTLIEAADITATSEGTP